In one Cupriavidus taiwanensis genomic region, the following are encoded:
- a CDS encoding IclR family transcriptional regulator, with amino-acid sequence MSNHSNAAAVRAFRILEILSAADGPMPLSAIVQEIGLPKQTVHRILKQLESTWLVSRTAGSPGYECSSRVRQLAVNVLMQAGPAAARHAILQQLVDKVGETCNLTMLSGDDVVYLDRVETQWPLRMHLQPGSRVPLHCTASGKLLLAFLPCAQRERLVASLPLRAHSARTITDAAALHAELAETRRRRLGINNQENLEGMIAVAVPVMRNRSRACAAIAVQAPLARMTMDRLMGVVPDLRMAADAMVKTFGE; translated from the coding sequence ATGAGCAACCACTCGAACGCCGCCGCGGTGCGCGCCTTCCGCATCCTCGAGATCCTGTCCGCTGCCGACGGGCCCATGCCGCTGTCGGCCATCGTGCAGGAGATCGGCCTGCCCAAGCAGACCGTGCACCGCATCCTCAAGCAGCTGGAAAGCACCTGGCTGGTATCGCGCACCGCGGGCAGCCCCGGCTATGAATGTTCGTCACGCGTGCGCCAGCTTGCCGTCAACGTGCTGATGCAGGCGGGGCCGGCGGCGGCGCGCCACGCGATCCTGCAGCAGCTGGTCGACAAGGTCGGCGAGACCTGCAACCTGACCATGCTGTCGGGCGACGACGTGGTCTACCTGGACCGGGTCGAAACGCAATGGCCGCTGCGCATGCACCTGCAGCCGGGCTCGCGCGTGCCGCTGCATTGCACCGCCAGCGGCAAGCTGTTGCTAGCGTTCCTGCCATGCGCGCAGCGCGAGCGTCTGGTGGCAAGCCTGCCGCTGCGCGCGCATTCGGCTCGTACCATCACCGACGCTGCCGCACTGCACGCTGAGCTGGCGGAGACGCGGCGGCGGCGCCTGGGCATCAACAACCAGGAAAACCTCGAGGGGATGATTGCGGTGGCGGTGCCGGTGATGCGCAACCGCAGCCGCGCGTGCGCTGCGATCGCGGTGCAGGCGCCGCTGGCGCGGATGACGATGGACCGGCTGATGGGAGTCGTGCCCGACCTGCGCATGGCGGCGGACGCGATGGTGAAGACGTTCGGGGAGTAG